In Aegilops tauschii subsp. strangulata cultivar AL8/78 chromosome 3, Aet v6.0, whole genome shotgun sequence, one genomic interval encodes:
- the LOC109780768 gene encoding LOB domain-containing protein 6 has translation MASSSASSLPAPGGSVITLAASSAGGNGAGGVCGTGSPCAACKFLRRKCQPDCVFAPYFPPDNPQKFVHVHRVFGASNVTKLLNELHPYQREDAVNSLAYEADMRLRDPVYGCVAVISILQRNLRQLQQDLARAKYELSKYQSAAGQNGSQAMAEFIGSAVPNGVASFINVGHSAALGSVGGVTGFGQDHQFAAVQMLSRSYEAAEPIARLGLNGGYEFGYSAAAMAGAGSVPGLGMLGGSSFLKPGIAGSDERGGAGQ, from the exons ATGGCCTCGTCGTCGGCGTCGTCGTTGCCGGCGCCGGGAGGATCGGTGATCACCTTGGCCGCCTCATCGGCTGGGGGCAACGGCGCGGGCGGGGTGTGCGGCACGGGGTCGCCGTGCGCGGCGTGCAAGTTCCTCCGCCGCAAGTGCCAGCCTGACTGCGTGTTCGCGCCCTACTTCCCGCCGGACAACCCGCAGAAGTTCGTGCACGTGCACCGCGTCTTCGGCGCCAGCAACGTGACCAAGCTGCTGAACGAGCTCCACCCGTACCAGCGCGAGGACGCCGTGAACTCCCTCGCCTACGAGGCCGACATGCGCCTCCGCGACCCCGTCTACGGCTGCGTCGCCGTCATCTCCATCCTCCAGCGCAACCTCCGCCAGCTCCAGCAGGACCTCGCCCGCGCCAAGTACGAGCTCTCCAAATACCAG TCGGCGGCGGGGCAGAACGGGTCGCAGGCGATGGCGGAGTTCATCGGCAGCGCGGTGCCGAACGGCGTGGCAAGCTTCATCAACGTCGGGCACTCCGCGGCGCTTGGCTCCGTCGGCGGCGTCACGGGCTTCGGGCAAGACCATCAGTTTGCCGCCGTGCAGATGCTGTCCAGGAGCTATGAGGCGGCCGAGCCCATCGCGAGGCTGGGGCTGAACGGCGGCTACGAGTTCGGGTACTCCGCAGCCGCGATGGCCGGCGCAGGGTCGGTGCCTGGTCTCGGCATGCTCGGTGGCTCGTCGTTCCTGAAGCCCGGCATCGCCGGCAGCGACGAGAGGGGCGGTGCCGGGCAGTAG